The Halichoerus grypus chromosome 3, mHalGry1.hap1.1, whole genome shotgun sequence genome segment AAAAGCATTAGTATTTCTGTTGCTGGCCCTGCAGGAGCGATACAAATGGTGGTGAGTGTCCAAGTGACGCCCAGGCAGCTTTGACAAATACCGGTTTTCATTGAGCCCCAAAGAGTTATTAAAGGAATTATTTAAGTTTTACCCTTTCCCAATATGTTGTAAAGAGAATCTTCACAGTCTTAagtccacatttttattttccaatgtaAATTGAATCTCACTAACTTTGAAATAAGTGTTATCGGAAGGATTGCTTAGTGGATGGGATCGTTGGATAATTTTCCCATAAATTCAGTTAAATCACCAGAGAGCTTAAATCCTTATAATAACCCTATGTGTTGGATGTTATGCCTGAAAAGTCTCCCAGGTGTTATGTGCCACCTCTCATGAACTGTGACGACTTAGTAAGGTGGGTCCTTACCTGTTGAGGACTACATCAACCATGTAAATACAGAGAAGGGGATGGTTAATTCTGGTGTGTGTggtaggggggcgggggggggtgggggacgaTTGTGGGAAACTGTCAAGGAGCTAGCTCAGGGAAAAGCAGTGATTTTTCTGCTTACATAGCAAAGAGCAGAACTAGAGTTCAATCATAAGTCTCCTAACTCCACAAACTCCTTCATCAGATAAACATTCTTTGAATGTCTAATATTTGTCAGATCCTACGTTAGGCACTGGGGATGTAAAGATGAGCAAGATCCAGGAGTTCCCTGTTTGGTAAGGAGATAAGGCACAAACGGTTAGCTATGAAAAACGGATTTCAGAGAACTACCTAATCATTTGGATTACAAATAGATGTTGGGATTTAGACCTAGTTCATAAAATGTTATGGTTGGGAAAATGATATCCTCCTAATGCATGAATTCCCTCTGTGGCATCCCAACAAGTGGACAGTTGTTGCTCCAACGTTATCTAGTGACTTCGTGGCTCATAATCTTAGAAAGTAGCCCATTCCATTTTGAACAATTCTTAGGTTGATTTAAGAACAGGTTTGTTATATATTACATCTATTGATGCAAGTTCTACCTCTGGAACTACAAATAAcagctctaaaatttttttttcatatcacaGTCCTTTAAATATCTGAGCATACCCTTTCTCTCAGCCATTACTTTTACTAGCTATGAATCCCTTGTTCTATGAACCATTGATCATGACTTAGATTCTGGACTCTTCACCATAGCACTGAGAGCTAGATGCTTCATTCAAGAAGTAGTTTGACCAAGCAGTATATAATGCAAGTTACCTTAAGACTGCATATTGCTCTCCCGGTATGACTTAAGAGCATTTTAATCTTTTGATTTCTAAGTCATGCTTTTGCCACTTGGTAAGCTCCCAAGTCTTTTTTCAGTAAACCTTCTTTTAAGCTGGGGCCCACAGTGCACCttccctcctcaccttccctcATTCTGTGTCTGtgctattattgtgttattatttgGCTATTTCAAATATACCTCCCCATTAGGTTTTTGGCTTATTAATTTTCCTCTGCTTGTTTCAGTATAGCAGAATCAGTAAGACTGCTGACTGTCTGGATTCAGATCCTGACTCTGCTGCCTTCTAGCCATGTGGTCTTTGAACATGTCAGTTaacctctgtgcttcagtttccttgtctctaGCCTCAGAGTTGTTACCAGTATTAAATGGTCAGTGAAAATAATCCATGGTAAGTGATCAGTGAAAGagtgcttaaaacagtgcttggcacataataaaatCTATATGAATGTTAGCTTCTTTTCCATTTATCCAGAACCTTTGAATCCTTATTTTCAACTgtccatctcatttttttttaattcacaaattcGATAAAGCTTCAAGTCGTAAAAGGCATACTTGATACAAACTAATTTAAATTGTTAAAGGCATTTAAATTGCTAGGCCTTAGTCTCTTCATTCCTAATGTAAGGGggtaaaattttttcctttcaggactGTTGGGGAACTCTGAGGGTAGGGGAAGGGTATTAGCTCTAACTTGCATTATTTTGCCATGCACCTTTATAGGGGACTTTAAATAGGTCTCACTCAGGGTTATCAGGGATCACAAAATTTGACTTGATATGCCAAACACATAAAGAGGAGGCATGCTGGAAACATTTCAAGTTTAGTGACTTCCAGAATTGTCACTCTCCTTGTCAGAAATACCTTTGGAACTCACTACTGTCTTTGGAAAGGTGGTTTGGTCACAAGCTCAGATTGGGATAGAGAGGATCATAAGTTAATTTAAAGTTCTGAATTCTTGTTACCTAGATTAACGCTTTTTAATTTACTCAAGGCTACTACTGGTTTATTTAATTTATGGTTCCAGTGAGGTTTGTTCCCATTTACTTTGTTAGTGGAAAACTGCTACATAGCAAATAAATCCCAGCAAAATGTGTGGCCATCACTGGCATGTGTATCTAATTTTAACTGTACAGACCATCGTTTTCTGTTCCTAAATCCATATTGCTAAATAGGTcccattttcctttaaaagtccCAGTGGTGAGAAGATCTTGTTATCTTGCTGACAGTTCACTATCAGATAAATCATAGATATCACAGCAATGTATTCtaaaggttaaaaacaaacagatattACTTAAGGACCTTACTTTGAAGCAGAATAAACAGTGATTAATAACACCCTTAAACTATGCCTGCCTTAGAATCCTGGCTGTGCCACTTACCAAGctatgtgactctgggcaagttcttgcgctgcttcatttttctcattggtAAATGGGAATGATAAAAACCTCTTAAACTTTGATATATTTTAGCTGTTAGTTGTACTAGAATAGTAGCACTAATACAAATGAGACTTAATTATGTTAGTAATTTTGTGTATTTCCTGAAAAATGTAAACAGGTTTTTCTGAGGCATGGTAGTTAGAATGATTTGGATGATTTGTTTTTGAAAGAGTTGTTTTTTAAACTGACTAGGGAAATTTATGCTCTGGGCACTGCCATGaaaccatttgtttttaaaatttgaagaaacttcaaaaaaaatttttttttgagagagcacacaggcaagcagaggtggagggaggggcaagagGGAGCAGGACagaggagaatcttaagcaggctccatactctatctcatgaccctgagatcatggatctcacgaccctgagatcatgacttgagccgaaattgAGAAACCCTTAACcaggctgagccacctaggtgccccgccCCCCCTAAATTTCTTTAATCACAAAGGTATTCTTAACCACGTaacaaagtgagagagaaaaaatatctgcaaCCCTTTTTTATTCCATCCCTTGACATTTGGATTAAAGAGTTAATTACCTTACAAAAGAGGGTAACTTTATTGGGAATTTAATgacaaaataatgtttataagAGCTATCCACCATTCAGTGGCTGCTTTGATCTGTTGGTTTCCTTTTTGAAGTCAGGTGAACAGAATTAGATTGACAATGATcagtcataatctttttttttttttaattaagtaggcactacgcccaacatggggctccagctcacaaccctgagatcaagagtcacacgctcaacttgctgagccagccaggtacccctcagTCCTATTCTTTGTTTGTGATGTGAAGACCAATGATCACAGGCCTCTTCtaggttctttattttttacccCCTGTGGGCTTCTTCACCTTCATCCTTTCTCTCCCCTTACAGCCTCATACTCTTAGCTGTTGAATGATGTCCTTCCAGTCCATGCTATGTAATTTTGTGCCCATGAGGAATTCAGTATCATGtgtgttttaagttttatgtaattgttcatttaattttcttttagtaaaCATTTTGTATATCTCAGCTCATCCTTTTTGACGGACATATAGTATATCTTATAcaacattttgcttatccattttcCTCTTATTAGACATTGAGTTTTTTCCTAACTCATTGCTATTACAAACAGTAGTGCTATGATGAACATCCTTGTACATGTGCCCAGAAACACAATTGGGAAGTGGCAGAACCAAGTTTGAGCCTGAGTGTGTCTGACTCCGTTCATTCTTTATCATTGTGCAGACTCCCAGtcatttgcttaatttattgCAGGGACACTATTCTAAAAACAgtaatggaaatattaaaaatgcagtgGGATTGTTGGTTTTCTTCTAATAGGTCAACTTAATTTTGCCCTTTCCCCCCctagtttttgtttaaatgtgtaaattgtaTTATTATTCCAGTGTGGATAACAGTTTTGTATTGTGCATTTTTCATGCTGATATATCACCTAAATCAGGGGTCCACAACTTTCAGTAAAGGGTcagttggtaaatattttaggctttgtgggctatATGGTCTGTGTCACAGCTGCTCAACTCTGCAGTTATAGTGATAGCTGTCAGAGACAGTATCTAAAcctgtggctgtgttccagtaaaactttatttacaagaacaAATGGCAGGTCAGATCTGGCTCATGCACAGTAGCCTGCTGACCCCtgatataaataattcttttgaTGGAGTCATAATATTcttctgttcaagtctttttcaGTATTACAGGTAATACTATAATGCacaccattctttcttttttagtattaCATTCTTAGAATgaatttcagaaatgaaggtACTGATTCAAAGGCTTATGACTTTCTTATGGCTCTGAAAATTAATTGCCAAATGCCAAGGAGATaagtttcaatttttataaattaagaaagtAAACTTTAATTTCAATGTGGATAAATATGACATCTGAAACCTTATTAAATATCTTTGAGGATCTGTGGAGGAGGCATCCTTCTGTTGATTTGAGTTTTAAAACTTAGGAGGGCATTGATCTGTGCTATGGGAAATAATAtttcttgtatttattatttaggtATAAGTTATctgatttttcttaaacttttaagatctgcttACATATCTTATCTCAATTTAAATCTAATAATgtgttagaattttaaaactcatttgtACTTTGATTATCTTCACTTAGCTTAATTTTCCCTGAACATTCTATACCGTTTATGAACAGCACAATTACAATTttggtgtattttattttcttaagtaccTTGAACCCCCCTGACAAGGGATACTTACACATCTAATAAAGGAAGTCTAGCTAAGCACTTAGACATTTTTAGTAAATCTAATAAGTTGTAACTTACTAATTCAATTAGATTTCCTTAAGCATTTAAAAGTTGATTGCAAATagttaaattttttgtttaatatgtCAGAATCTCTTAAATTCTTCAAAACCTTAAAGGCAGAAAAAGTTACCCAATGATGATAAAATGTATTACCACACATACCTCGAATCTGTGTTATTAACCTATTACTAATAGTATGAATTTGGTTGACTTTTAAATCATGTTTGTACTTGTTTTATAGGTTGCGGGATCACTTAAGCAATTAAAGGCTCCAGAGTATTATGGCTGATTTAGAATACagattacataattttttattgtggtagaatTAATCATAATTTGAATATACTGAGTGCATAATTGGATTGTTGGCTATATATTATTAGAAATTTATACATACCTTTCTTTAACGTACCTCATATTATTTGCCCTTTTGAATATCTTTGTGGACTAATAGCTTTCTACAGaagtactttttcatttttaatatattttgtgtgttttgttttccagtaCTAAATTGTCCAGTGTGGACAGTGGAAGTCCCTTTAAACTAGAGCCGTTGTTGTATTACCACGATATCAGGCATATTTGAATACTGTGCCTTCTGATAACAGTAAGATATTCTAggcccttctttttctttccctccaaaaATAGAATCAGCTGCCTTCCAAGTCGTTAAGGTTTTTTgattgttggtttttgtttttttgtgtgttttttagtGGAGAATAGTATTAGAGGTCAAATTCTAAATTCAAGATGGCTTAGCTGATGTGGGGAGGTTGTAACACCATCCCTTCTTATTCTAAACTCTAATTGTACTTATAGAAGGTAGATTTTCCTTAGGGTTCACCTAGGTGTATGGATATTCACCTAGGTATATGTTTGTGATATGCTTGCCTTGAGTACTCTTGTGAACTGAACTATTAGACTTACTTATGTTTCAAATCACTGGTACAATTTATTATTACCCATGTAGCCTGATTATCGCTTCActgagttactattttttttggtatttttttgtcATGTTTCTCTATAATCAAACTTCTCAGTTTGGGATATGCAATTACTATAAAAAGTGAAAAGTATTGGGAAATTATTCTTTAGTTTGATGGTAACACTGGCctctttttcagatatatttttacCATCATGGATCGGTTTATAGATATATCAGAAGGTGAAGTGGACCATTCCTTCTTTGACAGTGACtttgaagaagcagagaaatgtgAAAGTAACTCAGTTTTTGGCAAGCAAAATGATGACCCTAAAGAGAGAatagataaagatacagaaaatgtaaACTTGAAATTTGGaatacaaaggaaggaaaatgcaataaaggagaaaattacTCCAGAACACCACCCTGTAGAAAATGATAATATGCAAACCAGAAATTCTTTATCATTGACCACTTCAAGATCAAAAAAATTGTGGGATGCTACAGCAGGGCATAAAATACACTTGCCCACTCCAAGTAGAAGtcccaaaattataaaagaaggTGAAGATCATTATTATACAGATGGAGAGGAAAGCAGTGATGATGGGAAAAAGCAACATGTCAGGTCCAAGTCAGCTAAACCAtctaataactttaaaaaaaacataagtaAAAAGTATTCCAAAAGtaattcctcctcctcctcttcctctttgtccTCCTCATCTTCAAGTTCAGGCACAGATTGTTCAGATGCAGGGTCTGATATTTGTATTTCTGATTCATCACCATCATTAAAGAAACGTCTATGTGGTGTAACCCACTTGTCaccaaaacagaaatataaaccaGGAATGAAATCAACAGGAATACAGCCTTCAAGTACTAAACCAACAGTCAATGACTACCGTGAGGAATCTGAAGATACTGTGACAGATGTCACTCCTCTGTCAACTCCAGACATCAGCCCTGTTCAATCTTTTGAACTGGGAGCGTCAAATGAtcaaaaagtaaaagttaaaaggcaagaaaacgtGAGTCAAGAAGTATATGGAAATgttgaggatttaaaaaataatgcaaaatcgATGAAATCAACCAAAAAAGGGCAAGAAAAACATGGGCCTGATCTCACATCAAAATCTTCAGTGTTAGATTCCAGTTCAGACCACAGATATAAACAAAAAGCCTTACATGACACAATGGACCTCAATCATCTGTTGAAaggtaattttcttctctttttaaaagctgtataTATTGGACTTAGATATTAAACTTCATGGTATATTGAGCTTAAATATCAAATGCTATGAATTTGCATTGATTTTTctattagatatattttattgtttgggATAATTGATGTAGTAACTTTACCTAATATCCtattttaccataaaaatatCTGGAATATCATTAGTTATAATATTGAAAAGCTAATTAACTAGGACTAGAAACTACTGCCCTAATTCTGTTTTAGTGTCTTTCAAAGTCATAAAGTCTAGAGGGACCAGATAGATAACAGAAATGAGAGAAGTGGAACCAGATGTTTTTCACTTTTGAGAGATGTGTATAAGAtatatttcactttcttctttaagAAAGGCAACAGTACTAAAGTTAAAATAACCTGACCTGTTGTCTTCATATCAGAGAAAGTGGCAAAAATGCTGGCAAATGAAATTTTCAGAATAAACTGTAGGGAACTATTCAGACTTTAAGTTAAAGGTTAAAGAggattacttgaaaataattaCCAAGTTGATGAAATAGCATAATTCAAGTTTCAGTTCCTTTAAGATACaaattttttgaggtataattgacacagaGTATTTTGTTGGTTTcaggtatatatatatcacagtgATTCAATACTTTTATACATTATTAAATGATACCCAtcataagtctagttaccatctgtcaccatacaaaattattacaatattactgactttAGTCCTTGTGCTGCacattacatccctgtgacttaatttattttataaatggaagtttgtacctcttaatccccttcacctattttgtccctccccacccccaacccttccTGTCCTCTGGTAAGCagcagtttgtttcctatatctgtgagtctgtttagttttgttcttttgttttggtttttagattccacatacaagtgaaagaCAAATATGGTCTATTTGTGTtcatcttatttcacttagcatcatactctccccgtccatgttgccacaaatggcaagatctctttcttatggctgagtaatattccattgtgtatatataccacatctttatccattcatctgtcgatagatacttaggttgcttctgtatcttggttgtggtaaataatgctgcagtgaacataggggtgtgtatatctcttcaaattggtgttttcattttcttttgataaatatcCAAAAgtagattgctggatcatatggcatttctggttttaattttttgaggaacttccattctgttttctgtagtggctgcaccatttacattcccaacagtataagaggtttcccttttctctacatcctcaccaactcctgttgtttttgtgttgttgattttagcctttctgacaggtgtgaggtagtacctcattgtggttttgatttgcatttccctgaggattagttacgttgagcatctttttatgtacctgttggccatctgtatgtcatcctgtcatctttggaaaaatgtctactcaggtctctgccccccccttttttttttattattttatttatttgacagatagcgagagcaggaacacaagcagggggagtgggagagggagaagcaggcctcccgtggagcaaggagcccgatgcggggctcgatcccaggacactgggatcatgacctgagccgaaggcagacaatgactgagccacccaggcgccccccccctttttttttaattaaagtgtaattaatatacagtgttattagtttcaggtatacaatgtaatgattcagcagttctatacagtactcagtgctcatcatgacaagtgtactgtTACTCCCCTttctttatttcacccatccacctacccaatctcctctggcaaccaccagtttgttctctgtatttaagagtattttttttgtcttttttctttgttttgtttctaaaagtccacatatgagtgaaattatatggtgtttgtctttctctgacttatttctcagtgttataccctctaggtccatccatgttgttgcaagtgaaaagatctcattcttttttatggctgagtaatagttcATCGTACAtatataccatgttttctttatccattcatctatgtatggacacttgggttgcttccttattttggctactgtaaataataatCAGTAAacgggtgcatatatcttttcaaattagtgttttgttgtgtttttgttttgttttgttttttaagtaggttccacgcccagcatggagcccagtgtggggcttgaactcacaaccctgagatcaagacctgagctgagatcaaaagttggatgcttaaccaactgagccacccaggtgtcccacaaattagtgtttttttatttctttggataaatacccagtagtggaattactggatcatatgctatttctatctttaattttttttttaggaacctccctTACTGTTTTCTACACCAGTTttcatccccaccaacagtgcatgagggattctttttctccacatcctcaccaacacttgttatttcttgtcttttttattttagccattctgacaggtatgaggcaATATTTCATTATGGTCTgctcaggtcctctgcccattttttaatcaggttatttttgatagtttttgagagtgtaagttctttatatatttgggtattaaccccttatcagatgtatgattcaaatatcttttcccattcagtagattgccttttcattttgttggcagttttcttcactgtgcaaaagcttcttagtttgatgtaatcatatttattttagcttttattgcTCTTATCTGAGGAGACTAGTCCAAAAAAAGATTGCAAAGACTGATGTCAGAgaacttactgcctatgttttcttctaggagtttatggtttcaggtcttacattcaaatctttaatccattttgagatggtccagtttcattcttttgcatatagctctCCGGTTTTTCtaacacatttattgaagagactgtcttttcctcattgtataatCTTGTCTTCTTTGTCCTAGATTGACTGGATACGTGTgtgcttatttctgggctctctgttctattccaatgatctgtgtgtctgtttttgtgccagtccatactgttttgattactatagctttgtagtatagtttgaaatcaagaagtgtaataccatgtttttttaatcctttcttaatattggtttggctatttggggtcttttgtggtccatacaaattttaggatgctttgttctagctctgtgaaaaatgccattggtattttgatggggattgcactgaatctgtagattgttttgggtagtatgacattttaagaatattaatcttctaatccatgagcatggtatatgtttttgtaagctataaatattttttaattagtaaacatttttattgctgtatttccatatcaatttattattattttttgaacatatcaatttattattatttagtgtgaaagaaacaattttttccaCGTGAAGTAAAAACAACTTGAAACTTTATCTTTACACTAGTAAATGTAACTGTAATAGGTTTGCAGGTTAGATTTTAGGTCATTtgaagataacatttttttttttttttttaagatttttatttatttaacagagagagagagcacaagtaggcagagcagcagacagagggagagggagaagcaggctctccgccaagcagggagcccgatgtggggctcgatcccagtaccctgggatcatgacctgagccgaaggcagccgcttaaccgactgagccacccaggcgccccgaagataacatttttaaattgtaaatagtATTCTTTGTCCTTGTTTGAAATGCTGTTGAAAGAACAAATCTTTAGGTACATAATTTATATATGGCGGTAATGTAAGAAGAATATAAACAAATCCCTTATGTAGTCAAATGATTCTCACAGTCAGAAGGGTAAACTATTTTGGAGGGAGTTTACGCTTGCCCCCTTTtttataggttttcttttctctctgctctgatTGTACCTATTGACTGTTTAGTGTGTTGAAAAATCAGGCTTTTGGAATTTGGCCATCACCATCTAGTTGTTAAGCCTCCACTCCCTCCACTCAATCTCTTAAAACTTTCAGAATTGAGTTTTTTTGTTCTTGCCCCTTTGCTTCTTCCCCTAAcaaccagagtgatcttttaaaaataaaactagtctTACTAGTTTCCTTCTTAATTCTTCAGTGGGCTCACTCTTATGTTAAGAATAaaatccatggggcgcctgggtggctcagatggttaagtgtctgccttcggctcaggtcctgatcccagggtcctgggatcgagctctgcatcgggctccctgcttggcggggaacctgcttctcctctccctctactgttccccctgcttgtgctcgctctatcaaataaataaaatctttaaaaaaaaaagaagaataaaatccaaattccttattGTAGCCTAACAGTCAATGTCAGTGATTCTCATCCCAGGCAGTATACTAGTATCACCTGGAAGactattaaattattaaacacaaaacaaatactGATGTGTAGGCTCCACAGAAATTTTGATGCAGTTAGTCTAATAGGCTGTTAAAGTTGATGAAAAGCATTACTCTACATAGTGTGGTTATTGCTTgcatctcctttaaaaaaaaaaaaagtatctttcatTACCTTGCTTCAGTCACAGTGCTTTCTTACTATTCTCagattctttgtatttatggggCATTTCCACTTACTGTTGCCCTTTTTCTTT includes the following:
- the CFAP97 gene encoding cilia- and flagella-associated protein 97 isoform X1 translates to MDRFIDISEGEVDHSFFDSDFEEAEKCESNSVFGKQNDDPKERIDKDTENVNLKFGIQRKENAIKEKITPEHHPVENDNMQTRNSLSLTTSRSKKLWDATAGHKIHLPTPSRSPKIIKEGEDHYYTDGEESSDDGKKQHVRSKSAKPSNNFKKNISKKYSKSNSSSSSSSLSSSSSSSGTDCSDAGSDICISDSSPSLKKRLCGVTHLSPKQKYKPGMKSTGIQPSSTKPTVNDYREESEDTVTDVTPLSTPDISPVQSFELGASNDQKVKVKRQENVSQEVYGNVEDLKNNAKSMKSTKKGQEKHGPDLTSKSSVLDSSSDHRYKQKALHDTMDLNHLLKAFLQLDKKGPQKHHFDQPSVAPRKNYSFTREEVRQIDRENQRLLKELSRQAEKSGNKSTIPRRSIVHPPKLYHSALNRQREQQRIERENLALLKRLEAVKPTVGMKRSDQLMDYHRNMGYLSSSPSSRRVRSTLGQYSPLRGASRTSSATSGLSCKSERPVFDTSSGLLLRPKPPNVRTAWL
- the CFAP97 gene encoding cilia- and flagella-associated protein 97 isoform X2 → MDRFIDISEGEVDHSFFDSDFEEAEKCESNSVFGKQNDDPKERIDKDTENVNLKFGIQRKENAIKEKITPEHHPVENDNMQTRNSLSLTTSRSKKLWDATAGHKIHLPTPSRSPKIIKEGEDHYYTDGEESSDDGKKQHVRSKSAKPSNNFKKNISKKYSKSNSSSSSSSLSSSSSSSGTDCSDAGSDICISDSSPSLKKRLCGVTHLSPKQKYKPGMKSTGIQPSSTKPTVNDYREESEDTVTDVTPLSTPDISPVQSFELGASNDQKVKVKRQENVSQEVYGNVEDLKNNAKSMKSTKKGQEKHGPDLTSKSSVLDSSSDHRYKQKALHDTMDLNHLLKAFLQLDKKGPQKHHFDQPSVAPRKNYSFTREEVRQIDRENQRLLKELSRQAEKSGNKSTIPRRSIVHPPKLYHSALNRQREQQRIERENLEPGFTFEQLKPLLYNGYSVYD